In Pseudomonas sp. ADAK18, a single window of DNA contains:
- a CDS encoding phage baseplate protein codes for MIGIDRNTGATVDDWLQFVQRATRALTTPLGTRQKRPLYGSMIPQLLGQNLGDDLLILAQSHAAQAFYNPQNGIADFEPQVIVASRQGAGLLLRFAGTWKNRKQSFEVVT; via the coding sequence ATGATCGGAATCGATCGAAATACCGGCGCCACGGTGGATGACTGGCTGCAATTCGTGCAGCGCGCCACCCGGGCACTGACCACCCCTCTGGGCACCCGGCAAAAGCGTCCACTGTACGGTTCGATGATCCCGCAACTGTTGGGGCAGAACCTGGGGGATGACCTGTTGATTCTTGCCCAAAGCCACGCCGCCCAAGCGTTCTACAACCCGCAGAACGGCATCGCCGATTTTGAACCGCAGGTGATCGTCGCCAGCCGTCAGGGCGCCGGGCTGTTGTTGCGCTTCGCTGGCACCTGGAAAAACCGCAAACAATCCTTCGAGGTAGTGACATGA
- a CDS encoding phage tail protein I: MSEPKPSLLPANSSPLEKALDQGLGQLLDRVTPPFPALMNPLETPVEFLPYLAADRGVSEWDAAASESEKRLTVALSWQIQRQAGTPKALSYAVESLGFTPNISAWYQQRPLGLPYTFDVQAIIGRSWSSGDHNRLIRRINAAKSERDQATITIVHQTRGGLRVAAAADPGLSISDDSHPGVLPEVKLRGGFSLTSAAHTPLSDGELFLWGALPELGLAARLNSVGVARHYTINDYDLRAQP; this comes from the coding sequence ATGAGTGAGCCCAAACCAAGCTTGTTGCCCGCCAACAGTTCACCGTTGGAGAAAGCGCTGGACCAAGGCTTGGGCCAGTTGCTCGATCGGGTCACGCCGCCATTTCCTGCGTTGATGAATCCGCTCGAGACACCGGTGGAATTCTTGCCGTACCTCGCTGCCGACCGTGGTGTCAGCGAATGGGATGCTGCCGCCAGCGAGTCGGAAAAGCGCTTGACGGTTGCCCTGTCCTGGCAGATCCAGCGCCAGGCAGGTACCCCCAAAGCATTGAGCTACGCCGTCGAGTCGCTGGGGTTCACTCCCAATATCAGCGCCTGGTACCAACAACGCCCCTTGGGTTTGCCTTACACCTTCGACGTGCAGGCGATCATCGGCCGCAGTTGGTCCAGCGGCGACCACAACCGTTTGATCCGCCGCATCAACGCGGCCAAGAGCGAACGGGATCAGGCGACGATCACCATCGTTCACCAGACCCGGGGTGGTTTGCGCGTTGCGGCGGCAGCTGACCCAGGGCTAAGCATCAGTGACGACAGCCACCCGGGCGTGTTGCCTGAAGTGAAACTGCGCGGCGGATTTTCATTAACCAGTGCGGCCCATACCCCGTTGAGTGACGGCGAGCTGTTTCTGTGGGGCGCACTGCCCGAACTCGGGCTGGCTGCCCGGCTTAACAGTGTCGGGGTTGCCCGGCACTACACCATCAACGACTACGACCTCAGGGCGCAGCCATGA
- a CDS encoding phage tail protein — MTEDITRLVRFTSKGLDEVLQAKNQGLKGEITHIGAGTGRYDPDGTETALRDERQRVAIVDYEDLGDRQLRMAALFDGEGEYEIGEFGFYLASGTLLAVYSVAGKLLTYKAAAARVLQKFTLDISPLPADSVTVVVGSENLNVLLTEELAAMSAANIDNMTRGLNILFRVMALEAKAGAR, encoded by the coding sequence ATGACAGAAGACATTACGCGCCTAGTGCGCTTCACCTCCAAGGGATTGGATGAAGTGCTGCAGGCAAAGAACCAGGGTTTGAAAGGCGAGATCACCCACATCGGCGCCGGTACGGGTCGCTATGACCCAGACGGTACTGAAACCGCCCTGCGGGATGAACGCCAGCGGGTGGCAATTGTGGATTACGAGGACCTGGGCGACCGCCAACTCAGGATGGCCGCGTTGTTTGATGGCGAGGGCGAATATGAGATTGGCGAGTTCGGCTTTTACCTCGCCAGTGGGACGCTGTTGGCCGTGTATTCGGTGGCCGGGAAGTTGTTGACGTACAAGGCAGCGGCGGCGCGGGTACTGCAGAAGTTTACGTTGGATATTTCGCCGTTGCCGGCGGATAGCGTGACGGTGGTGGTCGGCTCTGAAAATCTTAATGTCTTGTTGACTGAAGAGTTGGCCGCTATGTCCGCTGCAAACATCGACAATATGACTCGGGGTCTTAATATTTTGTTCCGGGTGATGGCGTTAGAGGCTAAGGCTGGAGCTAGATGA
- the mutS gene encoding DNA mismatch repair protein MutS, producing MSKNTSDLSSHTPMMQQYWRLKNQHPDQLMFYRMGDFYEIFYEDAKKAAKLLDITLTARGQSAGQAIPMCGIPYHSLEGYLVKLVKLGESVVICEQIGDPATSKGPVERQVVRIITPGTVSDEALLDERRDNLIAAVLGDERLFGLAVLDITSGNFTVLEIKGWENLLAELERVNPVELMIPDDWPKDLPAERRRGTKRRAPWDFERDSALKSLCQQFSVQDLKGFGCETLTLAIGAAGCLLSYAKETQRTALPHLRSLRHERLDDTVVLDGASRRNLELDTNLAGGRDNTLQSVVDRCQTAMGSRLLTRWLNRPLRDLTVLQSRQTSITCLLDRYRFEKLQPQLKEIGDIERILARIGLRNARPRDLARLRDALGALPQLQVAMTELEAPHLQQLAVTTSTYPELAALLEKAIIDNPPAIIRDGGVLKTGYDSELDELQSLSENAGQFLIDLEAREKARTGLANLKVGYNRVHGYFIELPSKQAEQAPIDYQRRQTLKGAERFITPELKAFEDKALSAKSRALAREKMLYEALLEDLIGQLAPLQDTAAALAELDVLSNLAERALNLDLNCPRFVSEPCMRIVQGRHPVVEQVLTTPFVANDLSLDDDTRMLVITGPNMGGKSTYMRQTALIVLLAHIGSFVPAASCELSLVDRIFTRIGSSDDLAGGRSTFMVEMSETANILHNATERSLVLMDEVGRGTSTFDGLSLAWAAAERLAHLRAYTLFATHYFELTVLPENEPLVANVHLNATEHNERIVFLHHVLPGPASQSYGLAVAQLAGVPTEVITRAREHLSRLEETALPHELPVASPAKAASKSSAPHQSDMFASLPHPVLDELAKLDLDDLTPRKALEMLYALKTRI from the coding sequence ATGAGTAAAAACACTTCCGATCTGTCCTCCCACACCCCGATGATGCAGCAGTACTGGCGCCTGAAGAACCAGCACCCTGATCAGTTGATGTTCTATCGCATGGGCGACTTCTACGAGATCTTCTATGAAGACGCGAAGAAAGCGGCCAAGTTGCTGGACATCACCCTGACCGCGCGCGGGCAGTCGGCCGGGCAGGCGATTCCGATGTGCGGGATCCCTTATCACTCGCTGGAGGGTTACCTGGTCAAGTTGGTCAAGCTTGGCGAGTCGGTGGTGATCTGCGAGCAGATCGGCGATCCGGCCACCAGCAAGGGCCCGGTGGAACGCCAAGTGGTGCGCATTATTACCCCGGGGACGGTGAGTGATGAAGCCCTGCTGGATGAGCGTCGCGACAACCTGATCGCGGCGGTGCTGGGGGATGAACGGCTGTTCGGCCTGGCAGTGCTGGATATCACCAGCGGCAACTTCACGGTGCTGGAGATCAAGGGCTGGGAGAATCTGCTGGCGGAGCTGGAGCGCGTCAATCCGGTGGAGTTGATGATTCCGGACGATTGGCCCAAAGACCTGCCGGCGGAACGCCGCCGTGGGACCAAGCGCCGCGCGCCGTGGGACTTCGAACGTGACTCGGCGCTGAAAAGCCTGTGCCAACAGTTCTCCGTGCAAGACCTCAAGGGCTTTGGTTGCGAAACCCTGACCCTGGCCATCGGAGCCGCCGGCTGCTTGCTCAGCTACGCCAAGGAAACCCAGCGTACCGCCCTGCCCCATTTGCGCAGCCTGCGTCATGAGCGCCTGGACGACACGGTGGTGCTCGATGGCGCCAGCCGACGTAACCTGGAGCTGGACACCAACCTGGCCGGCGGCCGCGACAACACCCTGCAATCGGTGGTCGACCGTTGCCAGACCGCCATGGGCAGCCGTCTACTGACCCGTTGGTTGAACCGCCCGCTGCGGGATTTGACGGTGCTGCAATCGCGCCAAACCTCGATTACCTGTCTGCTGGATCGTTATCGCTTTGAAAAGCTGCAACCGCAGCTCAAGGAAATCGGCGATATCGAGCGGATCCTCGCGCGGATCGGCCTGCGCAACGCGCGGCCTCGTGACCTCGCACGCCTGCGGGATGCCCTCGGCGCCCTGCCGCAGTTGCAAGTGGCAATGACTGAACTGGAAGCGCCGCACCTGCAACAGCTGGCCGTGACCACCAGCACCTACCCGGAACTGGCGGCACTGCTGGAAAAAGCCATCATCGACAACCCGCCGGCGATCATCCGCGACGGTGGCGTACTGAAGACCGGTTACGACAGCGAGCTGGACGAACTGCAATCCCTGAGCGAGAACGCCGGGCAGTTCCTGATCGACCTGGAAGCCCGGGAGAAAGCCCGCACCGGCCTGGCCAACCTGAAAGTCGGCTACAACCGCGTCCACGGCTACTTTATTGAGTTGCCGAGCAAGCAGGCCGAGCAGGCACCTATCGATTACCAGCGCCGTCAGACCCTCAAGGGTGCCGAGCGCTTTATCACCCCGGAACTGAAAGCGTTCGAAGACAAGGCGCTATCGGCCAAGAGCCGCGCCCTGGCCCGCGAAAAGATGCTCTACGAAGCGCTACTCGAAGACTTGATCGGCCAACTGGCACCGTTGCAGGACACCGCTGCCGCTCTGGCGGAGCTGGACGTACTGAGCAACCTGGCCGAGCGCGCACTGAACCTTGACCTGAACTGCCCGCGCTTTGTCAGCGAGCCGTGCATGCGCATCGTCCAGGGCCGCCACCCGGTGGTGGAGCAGGTATTGACCACGCCATTCGTGGCCAACGATCTGTCCCTGGACGACGATACCCGCATGCTGGTGATCACCGGTCCGAACATGGGCGGTAAATCCACCTACATGCGTCAGACCGCATTAATTGTGCTGCTGGCCCATATCGGCAGCTTCGTGCCGGCGGCCAGTTGCGAATTGTCCCTTGTGGACCGCATCTTCACCCGGATCGGCTCCAGCGATGACCTGGCCGGCGGCCGTTCGACCTTTATGGTGGAAATGAGCGAAACCGCCAACATCCTGCACAACGCTACCGAGCGCAGCCTGGTGTTGATGGATGAAGTCGGCCGTGGCACCAGCACCTTCGACGGTCTGTCGCTGGCATGGGCGGCGGCTGAGCGGTTGGCGCACCTGCGGGCCTATACGTTGTTCGCCACTCACTACTTCGAGCTGACCGTGCTGCCGGAAAACGAGCCGCTGGTCGCCAACGTGCACCTCAATGCCACCGAGCACAACGAGCGCATCGTATTCCTGCACCACGTGCTGCCAGGGCCAGCCAGCCAGAGTTATGGCTTGGCCGTGGCCCAGTTGGCCGGGGTGCCCACGGAGGTGATCACCCGTGCCCGCGAGCACCTGAGCCGCCTGGAAGAGACCGCCCTGCCCCACGAGTTGCCGGTGGCCAGCCCCGCGAAAGCTGCCAGCAAATCCAGCGCTCCGCACCAAAGCGATATGTTCGCCAGCCTGCCCCATCCGGTTCTGGATGAGTTGGCTAAGCTTGACTTGGATGACTTGACGCCGCGCAAAGCGCTGGAAATGCTCTATGCACTGAAGACACGGATCTAA
- a CDS encoding baseplate J/gp47 family protein: MSMLIPGQNQLAEPAIIAVDEFEPLLAEFKAFVVSYVADRSPQSAAKLKVSLENESELLTLALEAFCVRLQTHERKYNTRIKQMLAWWANGSNLDARLADMGLERQVLDPGDPAAFPPVPPTLESDDDARLRYYLAPHAPAAGSRMQYRREVFTLGERPAVKVQSAAPGVVTVTYTFDPDGYAAQVKDGNGRRTAPGEVMVTVLSREGDGTPSADLLDGVRQHFTRPDVRPETDLVTVQGAQILRYKIRVVAKINAGPDSGLTQVAAQQLLQAYAESCHRLEGRVDPSWIDYTIHTAGAAQLQILEPLEPIVTTAFQAPYCTGVEVEVRTL; the protein is encoded by the coding sequence ATGAGCATGCTGATACCTGGCCAGAACCAACTGGCCGAGCCGGCGATCATTGCCGTCGACGAGTTCGAACCGTTGCTGGCTGAATTCAAGGCATTCGTGGTCAGTTACGTTGCCGACCGCTCGCCGCAAAGTGCGGCAAAGCTGAAGGTCAGCCTGGAAAACGAAAGCGAGTTGCTGACCCTGGCGCTGGAAGCTTTTTGCGTACGCTTGCAAACCCACGAACGCAAGTACAACACCCGCATCAAGCAGATGCTGGCGTGGTGGGCCAACGGCAGCAACCTTGACGCACGCCTTGCCGATATGGGCCTGGAACGCCAAGTGCTGGACCCCGGCGACCCGGCGGCCTTCCCGCCGGTCCCGCCGACCCTGGAAAGCGACGACGATGCTCGGTTGCGCTACTACCTGGCGCCTCATGCTCCGGCAGCGGGCTCGCGGATGCAGTACCGCCGCGAGGTCTTCACCCTGGGTGAGCGACCTGCGGTGAAAGTGCAAAGCGCGGCGCCGGGCGTGGTGACGGTCACCTACACCTTCGACCCGGACGGGTATGCCGCCCAGGTCAAAGATGGCAATGGCCGTCGAACCGCCCCCGGCGAGGTGATGGTCACCGTCTTGTCCCGAGAAGGGGACGGCACACCATCGGCTGACTTGCTCGACGGCGTTCGTCAACATTTCACCCGGCCTGATGTGCGGCCGGAAACCGATCTGGTCACGGTGCAGGGTGCGCAGATCTTGCGCTACAAAATCCGGGTGGTGGCGAAGATCAATGCGGGGCCGGATTCAGGGCTGACGCAGGTAGCGGCGCAGCAATTGCTGCAAGCCTATGCCGAGTCCTGCCATCGGCTGGAAGGGCGAGTGGATCCGAGTTGGATTGACTACACCATCCATACGGCGGGTGCCGCCCAGTTGCAGATACTTGAACCGCTGGAGCCGATCGTCACCACGGCATTCCAGGCCCCGTATTGCACGGGCGTCGAGGTGGAGGTGCGCACGCTATGA
- a CDS encoding phage baseplate assembly protein V — translation MFDALLRMQLAPIVERLAEMETQFEDLYRRAESFCRIGVCQEVDAASNTCKVSHGELLTPSIRFFNPSAGAQTETRIPSVGEQCLLLNYGGGEGGAQSVALFGLHSDRFPPVSTVATLTRRRHQDGTQSDYDDASHVFNWSNGPTVFKGSRDRVDVSIGATSLAMTAQSLELKVGAVGMLLDAGGVHFSGPVVDHLGRVISPR, via the coding sequence ATGTTTGACGCGCTGTTACGCATGCAATTGGCGCCGATTGTCGAGCGTCTGGCGGAAATGGAAACCCAGTTCGAAGACCTCTACCGGCGTGCCGAAAGCTTCTGCCGGATCGGCGTGTGCCAGGAGGTGGATGCCGCCAGCAACACCTGCAAGGTCAGTCACGGCGAACTGCTTACCCCATCCATTCGCTTTTTCAATCCCAGTGCGGGTGCGCAGACCGAGACACGTATTCCCTCGGTGGGCGAGCAATGTCTGTTGCTCAACTATGGCGGCGGCGAGGGCGGGGCGCAGTCAGTGGCCTTGTTTGGCCTGCACAGCGACCGCTTTCCGCCGGTCTCGACGGTCGCCACGTTGACCCGCCGCCGTCATCAGGACGGCACGCAAAGCGACTACGACGATGCCAGCCATGTCTTCAACTGGAGCAATGGGCCGACGGTCTTCAAGGGCTCCCGCGACCGGGTCGACGTGAGCATCGGCGCAACCAGTCTGGCCATGACTGCCCAGAGCCTCGAACTGAAAGTCGGCGCGGTTGGCATGTTGCTGGATGCCGGCGGTGTTCACTTCAGTGGCCCGGTGGTGGATCACCTGGGCCGGGTCATCAGCCCCAGATAA
- a CDS encoding phage holin family protein yields MTNEQQALAEMPIWLVIVLAVIGGVSGEMWRADKEGARGWSLVRRLALRSGACMVCGVSALMLCYAAGMSIWTAGAIGCLTAMAGADVAIGLYERWAAKRIGVNEGPPPNQP; encoded by the coding sequence ATGACAAACGAGCAGCAAGCGTTAGCGGAAATGCCTATCTGGCTGGTCATCGTATTAGCGGTGATCGGCGGGGTTTCCGGAGAAATGTGGCGCGCCGACAAGGAGGGCGCCCGTGGATGGTCGCTGGTTCGCCGTCTGGCCCTACGCTCCGGGGCGTGCATGGTCTGCGGAGTCTCGGCATTGATGCTGTGTTATGCCGCCGGCATGTCGATCTGGACCGCCGGCGCCATTGGCTGCCTGACCGCCATGGCCGGTGCCGACGTGGCCATCGGCTTGTATGAACGCTGGGCGGCCAAGCGGATCGGGGTCAACGAAGGCCCACCGCCCAACCAGCCGTGA
- the apbC gene encoding iron-sulfur cluster carrier protein ApbC, with product MSAVNRAAVEAVLRQYTDPYLNQDPVSAGCVRAIDVLGDKVSVQLELGYAAGLFKSGWAQMLQMAIEGLDGVSAATVDIQCVIAPHKAQAQIPGLANVKNVVAVASGKGGVGKSTTAANLALALAREGARVGILDADIYGPSQGVMFGIAEGTRPKIKDQKWFVPIESHGVEVMSMAFLTDDNTPMVWRGPMVSGALLQLVTQTAWGDLDYLVIDMPPGTGDIQLTLAQKVPVAGSVIVTTPQDLALLDAKKGVEMFRKVNIPVLGVVENMAVHICSNCGHAEHLFGEGGGEKLATQYGVELLASLPLSMVIREQADGGKPTVVAEPDSQIAMVYQELARHVGARIVLQEAGAQAMPTITVSDD from the coding sequence ATGAGCGCCGTCAATCGCGCAGCGGTGGAAGCCGTTCTTCGCCAGTACACCGACCCTTACCTGAACCAGGACCCGGTCAGCGCCGGGTGCGTTCGCGCCATTGATGTGCTGGGTGACAAGGTCTCGGTCCAACTTGAACTGGGTTATGCCGCAGGTCTGTTCAAGAGCGGTTGGGCGCAGATGTTGCAAATGGCCATTGAAGGTCTGGACGGTGTCAGCGCAGCCACCGTCGATATTCAGTGCGTGATTGCGCCGCACAAGGCCCAGGCGCAGATTCCAGGGTTGGCCAACGTCAAAAACGTGGTTGCCGTTGCTTCTGGCAAGGGTGGCGTGGGCAAATCCACCACCGCCGCCAACCTGGCCCTGGCCCTGGCCCGTGAAGGCGCACGCGTCGGGATTCTGGACGCAGACATTTATGGGCCGAGTCAGGGCGTGATGTTCGGCATCGCCGAAGGTACCCGGCCGAAGATCAAGGACCAGAAGTGGTTCGTGCCCATCGAGTCCCATGGTGTGGAAGTGATGTCCATGGCGTTCCTGACCGATGACAACACGCCGATGGTCTGGCGCGGGCCGATGGTCTCCGGTGCCCTGCTGCAACTGGTCACCCAGACCGCTTGGGGCGATCTGGATTACTTGGTAATCGACATGCCACCGGGTACCGGTGATATCCAGCTGACGCTGGCGCAAAAGGTACCGGTGGCCGGCTCGGTGATCGTCACCACGCCCCAGGACCTGGCGCTGCTGGACGCGAAGAAAGGCGTGGAGATGTTCCGCAAGGTCAATATCCCGGTGTTGGGCGTTGTGGAAAACATGGCGGTGCACATCTGCTCCAACTGTGGCCATGCCGAGCATTTGTTCGGTGAAGGTGGCGGTGAAAAGCTGGCGACCCAGTACGGTGTCGAGCTGCTGGCATCGTTGCCGCTGTCGATGGTGATTCGTGAGCAGGCCGACGGTGGCAAGCCTACCGTGGTCGCCGAGCCTGACAGCCAGATTGCCATGGTTTACCAGGAACTGGCCCGTCATGTTGGTGCACGGATTGTCCTGCAAGAGGCAGGCGCCCAAGCAATGCCGACTATCACGGTCAGCGACGACTGA
- the fdxA gene encoding ferredoxin FdxA produces the protein MTFVVTDNCIKCKYTDCVEVCPVDCFYEGPNFLVIHPDECIDCALCEPECPALAIFSEDEVPEEMQEFIQLNVDLAEIWPNITERKDPMPDAKEWDGKKGKIADLER, from the coding sequence ATGACCTTCGTCGTCACCGACAACTGCATCAAGTGCAAGTACACCGACTGCGTAGAAGTCTGTCCGGTGGACTGCTTTTACGAAGGCCCGAACTTCCTGGTGATCCACCCGGATGAGTGCATTGACTGCGCGCTGTGCGAGCCAGAATGCCCGGCCCTCGCCATTTTTTCCGAGGACGAAGTCCCGGAAGAAATGCAGGAGTTTATTCAGTTGAACGTTGATCTGGCCGAAATATGGCCGAACATCACTGAGCGCAAAGACCCGATGCCAGATGCTAAAGAGTGGGATGGCAAAAAAGGCAAGATTGCAGACCTCGAACGCTAA
- a CDS encoding XRE family transcriptional regulator: MQKRNVSIVLRELLDRDRISPTELHRRTGVPQSTLSRILSGKIVDPSDKHISRIADYFRVSTDQLRGRAALVASREDERDPMHSELKDISLWDDDTPVNDDEVSIPFLREVELAAGSGRFVIEESEKASLRFGKRSLRHNGVQFDQAKCVTVRGNSMLPVLRDGATVGVNAGKCGIGDIVDGDLYAINHNGQLRVKQLYRLPSGIRLRSFNRDEHPDEDYSFQEIQEEQISILGHVFWWGMYAR; the protein is encoded by the coding sequence ATGCAAAAACGCAACGTTTCTATCGTCTTAAGAGAGCTGCTGGATCGCGACCGGATCTCCCCCACGGAGCTTCACCGGCGTACCGGCGTGCCTCAATCCACACTGTCCCGGATTCTCAGCGGCAAGATCGTTGATCCGTCGGACAAACACATCTCACGCATCGCCGACTACTTTCGCGTCAGCACTGATCAACTGCGCGGGCGCGCGGCATTGGTAGCGTCGCGGGAAGACGAGCGCGACCCGATGCATTCGGAACTCAAGGACATAAGCCTGTGGGACGACGATACCCCCGTCAACGATGACGAGGTGTCGATCCCCTTTCTGCGCGAGGTTGAATTGGCTGCTGGATCAGGAAGATTCGTCATCGAGGAAAGCGAGAAGGCCAGCCTGCGTTTCGGCAAGCGCAGCCTGCGGCATAACGGCGTGCAGTTTGACCAGGCCAAATGCGTGACCGTACGTGGCAACAGTATGTTGCCGGTGCTGCGCGACGGCGCGACGGTGGGGGTCAATGCCGGAAAATGCGGGATTGGCGACATCGTCGACGGTGATTTGTACGCCATCAATCACAACGGCCAGTTGCGGGTCAAGCAGCTCTATCGCCTGCCTTCGGGGATTCGCCTGCGCAGCTTCAATCGCGATGAACATCCGGACGAGGACTACAGTTTCCAGGAAATCCAGGAAGAGCAAATCAGCATCCTCGGTCACGTTTTCTGGTGGGGCATGTACGCCCGTTAA